The stretch of DNA TCGTTGCCACCGGTGCCGTTGCCGTTACCGGGGTCGCTCGGGTCCTCGGTGGGCGTGCCCGGGTCCGAGGGGTCCGTCGGGTCCTCGGTGGGCTCCGTCGGCTCGTCGGTGGGCTCGGTGGGCTCGTCGGTGGGCTCGGTCGGCTCCTCCGTGGGCTCGGTGGGCTCCTCGGTCGGCTCCGTCGGCTCCTCGGTGGGCTCCGTGGGCTCGCCCGTCGGAATCTCCGTGGGCTCCTCGGTGGGCTCGTCGTCGTCCTCACCCAGGCCGACGTCGACGCCGATGCCGTTCTCGTCGGCGCTGGCGCTGGCGCTCGCACCACCGAGGTCGACACCGACGTCGAGGGCCGAGGCGGCACCGGCGGCGGTCAGCGAAGCGCCGGCGGCGATCACCGCACCCGCCGCTATTCGCGCTACGCGGATCCGCGTCTTCTTGGTCATCTGGCTGCTACCCCCAGTAGCTGAATCGTCAGTGAGGCAGCGTCCGGGACTGCGTTCGTCGGGAGCGCTGATATCCGCCCCCACAGATCACACGCGCCCCAGAGATACGCATGCCGCTCGCTAGCCTTTCCAGTTTCCCCAGACACGTCAAGGTCGTTGCGGGCGCGATGTCTGAAATGGCATCAGTTGACCGGCGTACGGAGATGTGACTGTGACGTAAGAGGCACGACAAAAACAACTGCCGCCCAAAGGGCGGCAGTTGCCTTGTCGATAAAGCGGTGCTTACTTCTCCTGCTGCTTGCGCCAGCGAATTCCGGCTTCGAGGAAACCGTCGATCTCGCCGTTGAACACGGACTCGGGGTTGCCCACTTCGAACTCCGTGCGCAGGTCCTTGACCATTTGGTACGGGTGCAGGACGTACGAACGCATCTGGTTGCCCCAGGAGTTGCCGCCGTCTCCCTTGAGGGCGTTCATCTTCGCCTGCTCCTCCTGGCGGCGGCGCTCGAGGAGCTTGGCCTGGAGGACGTTCATCGCGCTCGCCTTGTTCTGGATCTGCGAGCGCTCGTTCTGACAGGAGACGACGATGCCGGTGGGGATGTGCGTCAGGCGGACCGCGGAGTCGGTCGTGTTGACGCCCTGGCCGCCGGGACCGGACGAACGGTAGACGTCGATCCGCAGCTCGGACTCGTCGATCTCGATGTGGTCGGTCTGCTCGACGACCGGGAGGATCTCGACTCCGGCGAAGGAGGTCTGGCGGCGTCCCTGGTTGTCGAAGGGCGAGATGCGGACGAGACGGTGGGTGCCCTGCTCGACCGAGAGCGTGCCGTACGCGTACGGGACCTGGACGGCGAAGGTGGTCGACTTGATGCCGGCCTCTTCCGCGTACGAGGTTTCGTAGAGCTCCGTCTTGTAGCCATGGCGCTCGGC from Streptomyces sp. BA2 encodes:
- a CDS encoding LPXTG cell wall anchor domain-containing protein, whose protein sequence is MTKKTRIRVARIAAGAVIAAGASLTAAGAASALDVGVDLGGASASASADENGIGVDVGLGEDDDEPTEEPTEIPTGEPTEPTEEPTEPTEEPTEPTEEPTEPTDEPTEPTDEPTEPTEDPTDPSDPGTPTEDPSDPGNGNGTGGNDNDPDGGSNPVEQGKGKDSLTDTGSTPVEQGDKADKGELAETGAAETTFLLIGAATMIAGGIGFRILPRFVGNRGAAA
- the prfB gene encoding peptide chain release factor 2; this encodes MAVVDVSEELKSLSSTMESIEAVLDLDKLRADIAVLEEQAAAPSLWDDPEAAQKITSKLSHLQAEVRKAEALRGRIDDLSVLFEMAEEEDDSDTRAEAETELTAVKKALDEMEVRTLLSGEYDAREALVTIRAEAGGVDASDFAEKLQRMYLRWAERHGYKTELYETSYAEEAGIKSTTFAVQVPYAYGTLSVEQGTHRLVRISPFDNQGRRQTSFAGVEILPVVEQTDHIEIDESELRIDVYRSSGPGGQGVNTTDSAVRLTHIPTGIVVSCQNERSQIQNKASAMNVLQAKLLERRRQEEQAKMNALKGDGGNSWGNQMRSYVLHPYQMVKDLRTEFEVGNPESVFNGEIDGFLEAGIRWRKQQEK